The proteins below are encoded in one region of Scylla paramamosain isolate STU-SP2022 chromosome 8, ASM3559412v1, whole genome shotgun sequence:
- the LOC135102568 gene encoding uncharacterized protein LOC135102568 yields the protein MARDKEHRTMSQSGGTLEVSIMLSEGRSARFLLLLVLLLQHVSDTQAQANRCDAPMGLQDGTIPDANITSSVADSFPERVRLGGDGAWCFTVSWGAAITLTVDLGTTRLVSGVMVQGPPASLYPVTYHYAIGFWILNSTVDATGPWGICCGDNFYARDEYEEAEVTQVHPLKSLVLARYLRLQFRTDVLSIGNDTKCLRLEILGCPANMEPDSGVGLTTERSGWVVMSWRPPVVQLPQVNGSLAPFTLTTTDYQVSISRTGGGEPKMLWEASVKALRYVLPLPLWGATYSATVVCVHQGRQIRCGATSLTAVLDSCDTCIKEDEVMFRRPTVVRACVARDGEVELMWAMDTRGWVTRRLDLLLLSRDGTQIDQRSLTSQDTRGRVTGVTAGNSYTVSFCPMSDSQKLAEFSYNLHIISWENVEGTTQTTGYGAFLADVNLSADVLWNGTLKLTWMPAQVCGMVSGSAAQPTMAAAPQPKQTTQVIQTTQLTQTMDTSPAGVPQAADTTTTRVPQATNTTSITGIPQVTDTSVTTAMTQATQTPQGTNNNASATTETPFLTTDISPSEAILTPPTRQPTTLPQQTQSVVPDIPFLAPGSPALTTGAPTLPPMGGTVMTAITYTLNITYGNEQASETVQQGEGSAPGEPVMRMFMTQISFQTLYTVSIMCSFGSISLECGTTSTFTELPLHIVQVDGQDVVHMVADGRAGWAQQEARCRRGDGNLVSLSTREEEALLVRSLTRDPSQQLSNFWLGLNLCQTYTGRRWSDGSVWRDIWRVYNPNSQLSSTTCCIKAAWNVNQYSWVGEACDALLLAICEYRPNGLMGRVTLLERAAANTTQAGVTWTYEPNFWMPTSFTVSYCLFRKLENITDSGNASDTCLTADLDVEAREHQRDDLEPFTEYQVTVAPSFTLLNYTSGASVTYVRTFPENPLLVKVDSTGFVNIMFAIKVSEFGGEEEVSVRLASTDPYSVVAQRRVPASGVRFGGIQLGVNYTVSVREVNPLRRRETLTLLAYPPCACEGCQVDVSCYMTTKAPANAEQAVRDCQQQGASMVTINLPKEIQQVLQMAMDVGDDLWVQPSSARIRAAGDSFTGMTIDNIQWIETKTNESQESSDCLVVSREARGVVQEDCTIVHLAACSYRAFVAQPFVNINTEVGPTSVSVTWNASASGWLTQQISVIYKKTAERNLRWMAATSQPVVINDLEPDMGYTLVLEADLGSNVLVTSKEFKIFTTNDTTGKLVSPLILGMSPMLQYQALQLVCSSLLVVACIITMLFFFATGMFYQDCVAQLGFESALMVAYLVLMIVYPTSAQTNNKTACIGIAVALHFLFLCAFTFLMLEALTLAHLLVIYIKSPFQRSNWVMVVVGLLLPLLVVAFTAGFGSQQYPDFSVGNCWVNPNGNAMWGEVVPIGILVAATVFLLGNTFFTQQMPPELAEEEHRGRQSDSHKLRWVVLALCVELLVAWASGVAANQSGDQGIYVFFCVMTLVLAITIAGARTSFDDTFRSKMHRLCCGTELTYKRSEILSISARSRITPTHKPEDVSSTSITTGSSRYTTSEERTSQVTTSPTTSLPNTPSEEQQEQRVLMKRTYNFTDEDTNEN from the exons CCAACAGATGTGACGCGCCCATGGGCCTCCAGGACGGCACCATCCCTGACGCCAACATCac TTCCTCCGTGGCGGACAGCTTCCCTGAGCGGGTGCGGCTTGGAGGTGATGGAGCATGGTGCTTCACGGTGAGTTGGGGCGCCGCCATAACCCTCACTGTGGACCTGGGCACGACGAGGCTGGTGTCAG GAGTGATGGTGCAAGGACCGCCCGCCTCCCTCTACCCTGTCACCTACCACTACGCCATTGGATTCTGGATTCTCAACAGTACAGTGGACGCCACGGGCCCTTGGGGCATCTGCTGCGGAGACAAC TTCTATGCCAGGGATGAATATGAGGAGGCAGAAGTCACTCAGGTGCATCCGCTGAAATCTCTGGTCCTGGCGCGATATCTCCGCCTGCAGTTTAGGACTGATGTTCTCTCCATCGGCAACGACACCAAATGCCTTCGCCTGGAGATACTTGGATGTCCAGCAA ACATGGAGCCCGACAGTGGGGTAGGACTGACCACAGAGAGAAGTGGGTGGGTGGTGATGTCGTGGCGACCGCCAGTGGTACAGCTGCCCCAAGTGAATGGTTCCCTTGCGCCCtttaccctcaccaccactgactATCAG GTGAGCATATCGAGGACTGGAGGCGGAGAGCCGAAGATGCTGTGGGAGGCGAGCGTGAAGGCTTTGCGCTACGTGTTGCCATTGCCATTGTGGGGTGCCAC GTACTCAGCGACGGTGGTGTGCGTGCATCAGGGCCGCCAGATTAGGTGTGGCGCTACCTCCCTCACCGCTGTACTCGATTCCTGCGACACATGCATTAAGGAGGACGAAG TGATGTTCCGGAGACCAACTGTGGTACGCGCTTGTGTGGCGCGAGACGGCGAGGTGGAACTCATGTGGGCCATGGATACCCGTGGCTGGGTGACCCGCCGCCTcgacctgctgctgctctcgCGGGACGGCACGCAGATTGACCAGCGGAGCCTCACCAGCCAG GACACCCGTGGCCGCGTGACTGGAGTGACAGCCGGCAACTCGTACACTGTCAGCTTCTGTCCCATGTCGGACTCCCAAAAACTGGCTGAATTTTCTTACAACTTGCACATAA TTTCATGGGAGAACGTGGAAGGCACGACACAAACCACAGGTTATGGCGCTTTCCTCGCTGACGTGAATTTGTCCGCTGACGTGTTGTGGAATGGAACACTCAAGCTCACCTGGATGCCAGCCCAGGTGTGTGGAATGGTATCGGGGAGCGCAGCACAGCCCACGATGGCTGCCGCGCCACAACCCAAGCAAACTACACAAGTAATTCAAACCACACAGCTCACCCAGACCATGGACACCTCCCCTGCAGGCGTTCCCCAAGCcgcagacaccaccaccacgcgtgTTCCCCAAGCTACaaacaccacctccatcacaggCATTCCCCAAGTCACGGACACTTCAGTCACTACAGCAATGACTCAAGCCACCCAGACACCGCAAGGTACAAACAACAATGCAAGTGCAACGACTGAAACTCCCTTCTTGACGACCGATATTTCGCCCTCAGAGGCAATACTCACACCTCCGACGCGTCAACCCACCACCTTACCACAGCAAACACAGTCCGTGGTGCCTGACATCCCGTTCCTGGCGCCTGGGTCTCCGGCCCTCACAACTGGTGCCCCTACACTTCCACCCATGGGAGGCACCGTCATGACTGCCATCACTTACACCCTCAATATCACTTATGGCAATG AACAGGCGAGCGAGACGGTGCAGCAGGGCGAGGGCAGTGCGCCGGGCGAGCCGGTGATGCGTATGTTCATGACACAGATCAGCTTCCAAACACTCTATACAGTCAGCATTATGTGTAGCTTCGGCAGCATCTCCTTAGAGTGCGGCACAACGAGCACCTTTACAG AACTGCCTCTCCACATTGTGCAAGTGGACGGGCAGGACGTGGTGCATATGGTGGCTGACGGCCGCGCAGGATGGGCGCAACAAGaggcgaggtgcaggagaggagatGGCAACTTGGTTTCCTTGTCCACACGGGAGGAGGAAGCTCTGCTTGTGAGATCCCTGACTAGAGACCCCAGCCAACAACTCAGCAATTTCTGGCTAGGACTGAACCTGTGCCAGACCTACACAG GAAGAAGGTGGAGCGACGGGTCTGTGTGGAGAGACATCTGGAGAGTGTATAACCCCAACAGCCAGCTGTCCAGTACCACGTGTTGCATCAAGGCAGCCTGGAACGTGAACCAGTATAGCTGGGTTGGGGAAGCGTGCGACGCCCTTCTCCTTGCCATCTGCGAATACCGACCAAATG GTCTGATGGGGAGAGTGACATTGCTGGAGCGAGCTGCAGCCAACACCACCCAGGCAGGGGTCACATGGACCTATGAACCCAACTTTTGGATGCCTACCTCTTTCACTGTCTCCTATTGTCTCTTTAGAAAGCTTGAGAACATCACAGACTCTGGAAATGCTTCTGACAC GTGCCTGACAGCTGACCTAGACGTGGAGGCAAGAGAGCATCAACGGGATGACTTGGAGCCTTTCACAGAGTACCAAGTAACTGTGGCACCTTCCTTTACACTACTCAACTACACCAGTGGGGCAAGCGTCACCTACGTCCGCACCT TTCCTGAGAATCCCTTGCTGGTGAAGGTGGACAGCACAGGATTCGTCAATATAATGTTTGCCATCAAG GTGTCAGAATttggtggtgaagaagaagtGAGTGTGAGACTGGCCAGCACCGACCCTTATTCTGTCGTGGCACAGAGAAGAGTGCCTGCCTCAGGTGTGCGCTTTGGTGGCATCCAGTTGGGTGTCAACTATACTGTTAGTGTGCGGGAGGTAAACCCTTTGAGGCGCAGGGAGACGCTCACACTGCTGGCAT ACCCTCCATGTGCATGTGAGGGATGTCAAGTTGATGTGTCATGCTACATGACCACGAAGGCACCAGCAAACGCTGAGCAGGCCGTGAGGGATTGCCAGCAGCAGGGAGCATCCATGGTCACCATCAACTTGCCCAAAGAGATACAGCAAGTGTTACAAATGGCCATGGATGTTGGAGACGACCTGTGGGTGCAGCCTTCATCTGCCAGGATCCGGGCTGCAG GAGACTCATTTACAGGAATGACAATAGATAACATACAGTGGATTGAGACAAAGACAAACGAGTCTCAGGAATCCTCAGACTGCCTGGTGGTGTCTCGAGAAGCACGAGGAGTGGTGCAAGAGGACTGCACCATAGTCCACCTTGCAGCCTGCAGCTACAGAGCTTTTG TTGCACAACCCTTCGTCAATATCAACACGGAGGTGGGGCCCACTTCAGTGTCAGTGACATGGAATGCCAGTGCCTCTGGCTGGCTGACACAGCAGATCTCTGTCATATATAAGAAGACAGCTGAGCGCAACCTCAGGTGGATGGCTGCCACTTCACAGCcag TGGTGATTAACGACCTGGAGCCAGACATGGGCTACACCCTGGTGCTGGAGGCAGATCTGGGCAGCAACGTCCTGGTCACTTCAAAGGAGTTCAAAATATTCACCACCAATGACACCACAGGAAAACTTGTCTCTCCA CTGATTTTGGGTATGTCACCAATGCTGCAGTACCAAGCACTGCAGCTGGTGTGCAGCTCCCTCCTGGTGGTTGCTTGCATCATTACCATGCTCTTCTTCTTCGCTACAGG GATGTTCTACCAGGACTGCGTGGCTCAACTGGGATTCGAATCAGCGCTGATGGTAGCCTATCTTGTGCTAATGATTGTCTATCCAACATCAGCGCAGACAAACAATAAG ACTGCCTGTATTGGGATAGCAGTggctcttcacttcctcttcttgtgcGCCTTCACATTCCTGATGTTGGAAGCACTCACACTCGCCCACCTGCTGGTTATCTACATCAAGAGTCCATTCCAG agaTCAAactgggtgatggtggtggtaggtctATTGCTGCCCCTTCTGGTGGTGGCCTTCACTGCAGGATTTGGTTCCCAACAGTACCCTGATTTTAGTGTTGGAAA CTGTTGGGTCAACCCTAATGGGAACGCAATGTGGGGGGAAGTAGTACCTATCGGCATCCTGGTGGCAGCCACTGTCTTCCTGCTGGGCAATACCTTCTTCACACAACAGATGCCACCTGAGCTGGCTGAGGAGGAGCACCGTGGCAGACAAAG CGACAGCCACAAGCTGCGGTGGGTGGTGCTTGCCCTGTGTGTGGAGCTGCTGGTGGCTTGGGCCTCTGGGGTGGCCGCCAACCAGTCAGGTGACCAGGGGATCTATGTATTTTTCTGTGTCATGACCCTGGTGCTCGCCATCACCATTGCAGGTGCCAGGACCTCTTTTGATGACACA TTCCGCAGCAAGATGCATCGCCTGTGTTGTGGGACAGAGCTTACATACAAACGCAGTGAGATTCTGAGCATCAGTGCACGCTCCCGCATCACTCCAACACACAAGCCAGAGGACGTGTCCAG CACCAGCATTACTACTGGCAGCAGCAGGTACACTACCAGTGAGGAGAGGACAAGCCAGGTCACCACATCACCAACTACCTCCTTGCCCAACACACCCTctgaggagcagcaggagcaaaGAGTCCTCATGAAGCGCACCTACAACTTTACTGATGAAGACACCAATGaaaactag